The Marinifilum sp. JC120 genome window below encodes:
- a CDS encoding LysR family transcriptional regulator: MSKTNPSNLDLNLLVILDTIFSERSLTLAGNKLFMTQSAVSHALSKLRHHFDDRLFIRRGNIMEPTPLCKTLHRNISPCLKAITQSLHDRGEFEPSSSKRTFNLGLSDYLCKLLLPGILNRIETQAPDISIRVMQTTYEKRSEMLKSGKLDIFLGCPREYGAGVIKEKLFDDREVCVVRNDHPIKGKVMDEAEMADSEFAALSLSESGLGFLEDYLYRKGVQRKIKVVLQQETVIPSLVENSDLVGSVAQRLAEMYVAQGRLRIVRMPLENTGFEVAQHWHSLNDNDPAQKWMRSTIKEVATSLPPLETE; the protein is encoded by the coding sequence ATGAGCAAAACTAATCCTTCCAATCTTGATCTGAACCTGCTGGTGATTCTCGACACCATATTTTCAGAACGCAGCCTGACCCTTGCCGGAAACAAGCTGTTCATGACCCAGTCTGCGGTAAGCCATGCCCTTTCCAAACTGCGTCACCATTTTGATGACCGCTTGTTTATCCGCCGGGGCAATATTATGGAACCAACTCCGCTGTGCAAAACACTGCACCGCAACATATCCCCCTGTCTGAAAGCAATTACTCAATCTCTGCATGACCGGGGAGAATTTGAGCCTTCCTCATCCAAACGTACATTCAACCTTGGACTCAGCGATTATCTCTGCAAACTACTGCTTCCGGGAATACTAAATAGAATTGAAACCCAAGCTCCGGACATCTCCATTCGTGTAATGCAGACAACCTATGAAAAACGTTCTGAAATGCTTAAAAGCGGCAAGCTCGATATATTCCTAGGTTGCCCCAGAGAATACGGAGCCGGAGTGATCAAGGAAAAACTGTTTGATGACAGAGAGGTCTGTGTCGTCCGCAATGATCATCCGATTAAAGGGAAGGTAATGGATGAGGCAGAAATGGCCGATAGTGAATTTGCGGCCCTCTCCCTTTCCGAATCCGGGTTGGGTTTTCTGGAGGACTACCTTTACCGCAAAGGAGTGCAAAGAAAAATTAAAGTTGTACTGCAACAAGAAACAGTAATCCCCTCTTTAGTGGAGAATTCAGACCTTGTCGGCAGTGTGGCCCAACGCTTGGCAGAAATGTATGTTGCGCAAGGTAGACTGCGTATTGTAAGGATGCCGCTGGAAAATACAGGATTTGAGGTGGCGCAACACTGGCATTCATTGAATGACAATGATCCAGCCCAAAAATGGATGCGCTCAACGATAAAGGAAGTAGCAACGTCTTTGCCACCATTGGAGACGGAGTAA
- a CDS encoding chemotaxis protein has protein sequence MPVKLKLTLSIAVIFLMAVASVVMAAFFPATDSGISLSQIIIICIAIAATVLAFVSLNSGFSNQFKILNNYFVDLSKGKKKTSIPADLDDEIHDMAKKTGDAIHSLAEDCRKAKEESDSLRSRVNIAESETDKIRKELKDQKEALEAIAKSAANAGGISGKLFAGIEELSAQVNQVSSGMDLQRDRVTETATAMEEMNSTVLEVAQNASLAANSSGQSKENAVHGAQGVTEAIKSFEQIKETILNLKETMGTLGEQADSIGQIMTVITDIADQTNLLALNAAIEAARAGEAGRGFAVVADEVRKLAEKTMDATKGVGEAVSKIQDNARENIAAVESAAEDIVNSTESAAKSGELMEAIVGIVDETNTQVESIATASEEQSAASEEINMAISDVARVSSETSEGMSASAHALTEIAGIIEELDSIVQGISSGRVVDTSTGKIVEWSDDLSVNVRTIDEHHMKLLDLINELYGAMRQRKADTVIGEVAERLLEYTTYHFGYEEKIFDKHGYPETEPHKKLHRTFIEKIAEFKDDVDAGKVTASTDIIRFLKDWLIKHIMVVDAKYTDFMHKHGYH, from the coding sequence ATGCCCGTGAAACTAAAACTGACTTTGTCTATAGCTGTGATTTTTCTGATGGCCGTTGCTTCGGTTGTCATGGCTGCATTTTTTCCCGCTACAGATTCAGGAATTTCCCTTTCCCAGATCATTATTATCTGTATTGCCATTGCGGCAACAGTGTTAGCCTTTGTTTCTCTTAATTCAGGGTTTAGCAATCAATTTAAGATTCTGAACAATTATTTTGTCGACTTGAGCAAAGGCAAAAAGAAAACCTCCATCCCTGCCGATCTTGATGATGAAATACATGATATGGCAAAAAAAACTGGGGATGCTATTCATTCGTTAGCCGAAGACTGCCGCAAAGCAAAAGAGGAATCTGATAGCCTGCGCAGCCGTGTAAACATTGCGGAATCAGAAACGGATAAAATCCGCAAGGAACTTAAAGACCAAAAAGAAGCTCTCGAAGCCATCGCAAAATCCGCAGCAAACGCGGGCGGAATTTCAGGAAAACTTTTCGCAGGAATCGAAGAGCTCAGTGCACAGGTCAATCAGGTCAGTTCTGGCATGGACTTACAAAGAGACCGCGTGACCGAGACCGCAACCGCTATGGAAGAAATGAACAGCACAGTTCTGGAAGTTGCCCAGAATGCAAGCCTTGCTGCCAACAGTTCCGGTCAGTCCAAAGAAAACGCAGTACACGGAGCACAGGGTGTCACTGAAGCCATTAAGTCCTTTGAGCAAATCAAGGAAACAATTCTGAACCTCAAAGAGACCATGGGCACCCTTGGCGAACAGGCTGACAGCATCGGCCAGATTATGACCGTTATTACCGACATTGCCGACCAGACCAACTTGCTTGCCCTTAACGCAGCCATTGAAGCTGCACGCGCCGGTGAAGCTGGACGAGGCTTTGCAGTTGTTGCTGACGAAGTTCGCAAGCTGGCAGAAAAAACAATGGATGCCACTAAAGGGGTTGGTGAAGCAGTTTCCAAGATTCAAGATAATGCCCGCGAAAATATCGCCGCTGTTGAATCAGCAGCCGAAGATATTGTTAATTCCACCGAGTCCGCAGCAAAATCGGGTGAATTAATGGAAGCCATTGTGGGCATCGTTGATGAAACCAACACCCAGGTTGAATCCATTGCCACAGCTTCCGAAGAACAGTCCGCCGCATCTGAAGAAATCAACATGGCCATAAGTGACGTAGCAAGAGTTTCATCGGAAACGTCGGAAGGAATGTCTGCCTCTGCCCACGCACTCACAGAAATAGCAGGTATCATTGAGGAACTGGATTCAATTGTACAAGGAATTTCATCCGGTAGAGTTGTGGATACAAGCACCGGAAAAATAGTTGAATGGTCTGATGACCTCTCAGTTAATGTTCGCACCATTGATGAACATCATATGAAACTTCTTGATCTCATCAACGAATTATACGGTGCGATGAGACAGCGCAAGGCTGATACGGTTATCGGCGAAGTTGCCGAAAGATTGCTTGAATACACCACCTACCACTTTGGCTACGAAGAGAAAATCTTTGACAAACACGGCTACCCTGAAACCGAACCTCACAAGAAACTTCATAGAACATTCATTGAAAAGATTGCAGAATTTAAAGATGATGTTGATGCTGGCAAAGTTACCGCGTCCACAGACATCATCCGCTTTCTCAAGGACTGGCTCATCAAACATATCATGGTGGTGGATGCCAAATACACCGACTTCATGCATAAGCACGGATATCATTAA
- a CDS encoding PLP-dependent aminotransferase family protein, protein MPVKFADRMSTVHRSFIREILKVTEDASIISFAGGLPNPELFPVADLETAAVKVMRESGPQSMQYSTTEGYLPLRQYIADRYREKKGIEVDADEILITSGSQQCLDLLGKVFLNAGDNVVIERPGYLGAIQSFSVFQSNFLTVGLEQDGPDLGELERVLDENEAKMFYAVTNFQNPSGLTYSAEKRQGVAEILKGRDILFVEDDPYGELRFMGDFQKPVVRGYLEDNGILLGSFSKVAAPGFRLGWMVCPGEMRDKLIIAKQASDLHTSTFAQRVMHQYVTSNSLDDHIETIRGCYGNQRKAMVQAIEKYFPAEAKVTRPEGGMFLWVTLPEEMSSMDLFDEAIKNKVAFVPGRPFYVDGSGENTFRLNFSNSDEEHIEEGIKRLGAGIKAFLSKA, encoded by the coding sequence ATGCCTGTTAAATTTGCTGACCGCATGTCCACCGTGCACAGGTCTTTTATTCGTGAAATCCTGAAAGTAACTGAAGATGCATCCATTATCTCATTTGCTGGCGGCTTACCAAATCCCGAGCTGTTTCCCGTGGCTGACCTAGAAACTGCCGCAGTCAAGGTCATGCGCGAAAGCGGACCTCAGTCCATGCAATATTCCACTACTGAAGGCTACCTGCCTCTGCGTCAGTACATTGCTGATCGTTACCGGGAAAAGAAAGGAATTGAGGTTGATGCTGATGAGATTTTAATCACCTCCGGTTCACAGCAATGTCTTGATTTACTGGGCAAGGTCTTCCTCAATGCCGGTGATAATGTTGTTATTGAACGTCCCGGATATCTTGGTGCTATTCAGTCTTTTTCCGTTTTTCAGTCGAACTTTCTTACCGTTGGGCTTGAGCAGGACGGTCCTGATCTTGGTGAGCTTGAGCGAGTGCTCGATGAAAATGAAGCCAAGATGTTTTATGCTGTTACCAATTTTCAAAATCCGTCCGGCCTGACCTATAGTGCTGAAAAACGTCAGGGCGTTGCAGAAATCCTTAAAGGCCGGGATATCTTGTTTGTAGAGGATGATCCTTACGGTGAGCTTCGTTTTATGGGTGATTTTCAAAAGCCTGTTGTACGCGGTTACCTTGAAGATAACGGAATTTTGCTCGGTTCATTCTCTAAGGTTGCTGCTCCGGGGTTTCGCCTTGGCTGGATGGTCTGTCCTGGCGAAATGCGCGATAAGCTGATTATCGCCAAGCAGGCTTCTGATTTGCATACCAGTACTTTCGCTCAGCGTGTTATGCATCAGTATGTCACTTCCAATAGTCTCGACGATCATATTGAAACTATTCGTGGCTGCTACGGAAACCAGCGCAAAGCAATGGTTCAGGCGATTGAGAAGTATTTTCCTGCTGAGGCTAAAGTCACTCGTCCTGAAGGTGGGATGTTTCTTTGGGTAACCTTGCCGGAAGAGATGTCTTCCATGGATCTGTTTGATGAAGCCATCAAGAACAAGGTGGCTTTTGTTCCCGGGCGTCCCTTTTATGTGGATGGTAGTGGTGAAAACACCTTCCGTCTTAATTTCTCCAATTCTGATGAAGAGCATATTGAAGAAGGTATCAAGCGTCTTGGTGCAGGGATTAAGGCTTTCTTGAGTAAGGCATAG
- a CDS encoding response regulator, producing MPDMTKHQELGELLPAMICEFLPDSTLTYVNRAYCEYFGKTEEELLGKRFLEFLPAAAVDAVKDRYLNLLPENPIHTHVHEVIRDGEICWHEWTNRAFFDEHGQAVRFQAVGQDTTERKLMESLLQSRLMLREYSIKHSVQEIVALILDEVKRYTCSDYTFFRFAESEEFVLDVKEQVLLNRHFINTYDANVVDFGIVNSLCDECFSKCCSIYNESFTKCSDKQEPLLSGAVKDLVVTPVMYQGVVFALLGIYKKEHGFSKNDTKVISQFVTTVVDVVVNKIMNDVLVKSKEQAEAANKAKSEFLANMSHEIRTPINGVMGMLQLLETTELDEEQLEYVDYALKSSRRLSTLLTDILDLTMVEAGQLELRSAPFEIVEVLDSVSQLFLQEARNKGLGLNFSINPQVPFFVKGDASRLQQVLVNLVGNALKFTESGRVDVEVSLVSGSSQRLLFEVSDTGIGISNDIQEKLFEPFIQADGSYKRRFQGAGLGLSICKRILKVMGGEIAVFSDLGEGAVFAFTMPLVDGNVDSKVSAVDEQKTIDGVLRILIADDDLISRFAIQKLLEKMGHEVHFVDNGRHALERLGEGIFDLALMDIQMPVMDGVEVIRKVRSGVLGEELRNIPIIAISAYAMAGDADVFINSGADDYLAKPLLFEDLEALILRNIS from the coding sequence ATGCCTGATATGACAAAGCATCAGGAGCTTGGCGAGCTCCTGCCAGCTATGATATGCGAGTTTTTACCGGATAGCACCCTTACATATGTGAATAGGGCATATTGTGAGTACTTCGGGAAAACAGAGGAAGAACTTTTAGGGAAAAGATTTCTTGAATTTCTTCCGGCTGCTGCTGTGGATGCAGTCAAGGACAGGTATCTAAATCTTCTTCCTGAGAATCCAATACATACTCATGTTCATGAAGTGATTAGAGACGGTGAGATTTGCTGGCATGAATGGACTAATAGGGCTTTTTTTGATGAGCATGGCCAAGCGGTCCGTTTTCAGGCAGTCGGCCAAGATACAACTGAACGTAAACTTATGGAGAGTTTGCTTCAATCTCGGCTTATGTTACGTGAGTATTCCATTAAACATAGCGTACAAGAGATTGTGGCACTCATACTTGATGAAGTTAAAAGGTATACTTGTAGTGATTATACATTTTTTCGTTTTGCTGAGTCTGAAGAGTTTGTTCTTGATGTAAAAGAACAAGTTCTTTTAAATCGTCATTTTATAAATACATATGATGCTAATGTAGTTGATTTCGGTATAGTTAATTCTTTGTGCGATGAGTGCTTTTCTAAATGTTGTTCAATTTACAATGAGTCATTCACAAAATGTTCCGATAAACAAGAGCCTTTGTTGTCTGGTGCGGTGAAAGATCTTGTTGTTACTCCAGTTATGTATCAAGGTGTTGTTTTTGCTTTGCTTGGTATTTATAAAAAAGAACATGGGTTTAGCAAAAACGATACGAAAGTGATTAGTCAATTCGTTACTACTGTGGTTGACGTTGTTGTAAATAAAATTATGAATGATGTTTTAGTGAAAAGTAAAGAGCAGGCAGAGGCAGCAAATAAAGCAAAATCCGAATTTCTTGCTAATATGAGTCATGAAATACGTACGCCCATTAATGGAGTTATGGGGATGCTTCAACTTTTGGAGACGACCGAACTTGATGAGGAGCAATTAGAATATGTCGACTATGCTCTTAAATCCAGCAGAAGATTGAGCACTCTACTCACGGACATCCTTGACCTTACAATGGTTGAAGCTGGGCAGCTTGAGTTGCGGAGTGCACCATTTGAAATTGTTGAAGTTTTGGATTCAGTTAGCCAGCTATTTTTACAGGAGGCACGGAACAAAGGTTTGGGGTTGAATTTTAGTATTAACCCTCAGGTTCCGTTTTTTGTAAAGGGTGATGCGTCTAGATTGCAGCAGGTTCTTGTAAATCTTGTAGGTAACGCTTTGAAATTTACCGAGAGCGGGAGGGTTGATGTAGAAGTTTCATTGGTCAGCGGCAGCTCACAGAGGCTTTTGTTTGAGGTTAGTGATACAGGAATCGGAATTTCTAATGATATTCAGGAAAAGCTTTTTGAACCTTTCATTCAGGCTGACGGGAGTTACAAAAGGCGTTTTCAGGGCGCTGGGCTGGGGTTGTCTATATGTAAAAGGATTCTTAAAGTTATGGGCGGTGAGATAGCTGTTTTTAGTGATTTGGGGGAGGGGGCTGTCTTTGCGTTTACAATGCCGCTTGTGGATGGAAATGTGGACTCAAAGGTTTCTGCTGTTGATGAACAGAAAACCATAGATGGTGTATTGCGCATACTAATTGCTGATGATGATTTGATAAGCAGGTTTGCCATCCAGAAACTACTTGAAAAAATGGGTCATGAAGTCCATTTTGTTGATAATGGAAGGCATGCTCTCGAAAGACTTGGTGAAGGCATTTTTGATCTTGCGCTTATGGATATTCAGATGCCCGTAATGGATGGGGTTGAGGTTATCAGGAAAGTTCGTTCAGGTGTGCTGGGCGAAGAGTTGCGCAACATTCCCATTATAGCTATTTCTGCCTATGCTATGGCTGGAGATGCTGATGTGTTTATTAATTCCGGGGCCGATGATTATCTTGCGAAGCCTTTGTTGTTCGAAGATCTTGAGGCCTTAATTTTGAGAAATATTTCTTAG
- a CDS encoding YigZ family protein produces the protein MANQAYPVPAKTVRTEEIIKKSRFICDIRQVQDRNQAKQFIADIKKEFPDARHHCSAFVAGPPQTGDMGMSDDGEPQGTAGKPMLQVLQGSGIGDIAVVVTRYFGGIKLGTGGLVRAYSGAVQQGLEALDVVMKVPMRILSLEISYAQEGMLRRMLDEYRAEIEEQSFGASLMFTLIMPSDQVDAFCERIVEDTNGTAELLVEEKDIWR, from the coding sequence ATGGCCAACCAAGCATACCCTGTCCCCGCAAAAACAGTCCGTACTGAAGAAATAATAAAGAAAAGCCGTTTCATATGTGACATACGTCAAGTTCAAGACCGTAATCAGGCAAAACAATTCATTGCTGATATCAAAAAAGAATTCCCGGATGCACGCCACCATTGCTCGGCTTTTGTAGCCGGGCCACCCCAGACCGGTGATATGGGCATGAGTGATGACGGCGAACCGCAAGGAACGGCAGGCAAGCCCATGCTGCAAGTGCTACAAGGAAGCGGAATCGGTGATATTGCAGTGGTAGTGACCAGATATTTCGGCGGGATAAAACTGGGAACCGGGGGCCTTGTGCGGGCTTATTCCGGCGCAGTGCAGCAAGGGCTGGAAGCACTTGATGTCGTTATGAAAGTGCCCATGCGTATACTAAGTCTTGAAATTTCATATGCGCAGGAAGGCATGCTACGGCGCATGCTTGATGAGTACCGGGCTGAGATTGAAGAGCAATCTTTTGGGGCCAGCCTGATGTTTACGTTAATCATGCCCTCAGATCAGGTGGATGCTTTTTGCGAACGAATTGTAGAAGACACCAACGGAACAGCCGAGCTATTAGTGGAAGAGAAAGATATTTGGAGGTAA
- a CDS encoding insulinase family protein yields the protein MVPQKNAKAAEAVKGFDFEKICIFMLLCGVLLMSTGCKVEKIDANKKEDVTAGFIENESGAAPAVQSTADSVAEKVATAELSDEIKKALASGEGPHVIKLKNGMSVLVKEDDRFPLVNVRLFVHAGSSYEEPEQAGISHLLEHMVFKGTDTRAPGQTAREIESVGGDMNAATSFDYTVYYVEVPENEWKLGMDIVTDMTFNAKIDPEELKSEREVVLSELERGEDNPGSRIFKTLQSIVWKDTSYQWPIIGYRDSVKGISSEDIHAYIDRLYQPQSMLLTVVGKIDPEAVVKEAEKLCGSRKSVTPVVPPTAFPVPATGKTTVKVVPGKWNKVYIGAAFPIPGLDSAKIAGLETMCELLGGGETSRLYRKFKYEKRMVDSISVSSLTLERAGMLYVFATLDADKVDEFWKELMIELSSVDFKDFTDREMDRVVINLEDSLFLTKETLSGLASKLGYFQFFEDGQQAEENYLYDLRNVTRDQLQQLYDEYFDPEKLAVCMLMPEGVEVDAQDFEKAVADNWPAKAKDAAQADAAGPGEAATIELSNGSKLVFIPDATLPYTALSMYWVGGDADLTPEEQGLAAMVSQSLTRGTESLNATELEDFVSDRAASLGATAGREVFAINAKFPSRFTADMLPLINEVITSPRFATEELDRAKQDQVSAIKRKEDRPLGLAFRNIFPFLYKDGSYSYFHLGQPENVDKFTREDIFAYWKKQSSRPFVISICGDYDREALAAFAKELDGKLVVKDTAVSVPAPNWGSEKDLTMTLPDRNQAHLMVVFPVPGMEDEEATAGLSLLRASLAGQSGLLFRDLRDKQGLGYTVTAFLWQAPKTGFMAFYIGTKPEQLEQAMTGFEKTVKMLKEQDLPEDEILRARNILRGEYYQDHQSLLSRSREAASLIVKGFEPDLDQKIIEQASKTDAAQVRQLINKYIDWDKKYTLTVKP from the coding sequence ATGGTCCCTCAAAAAAATGCGAAGGCTGCTGAGGCCGTTAAAGGATTTGATTTTGAAAAAATATGTATTTTTATGCTTCTTTGCGGGGTGCTGCTGATGAGTACCGGATGCAAAGTTGAAAAGATAGATGCCAATAAAAAAGAAGACGTAACTGCCGGATTTATTGAGAATGAGTCCGGTGCTGCTCCAGCTGTTCAGTCCACAGCTGATTCTGTTGCTGAAAAGGTTGCAACTGCTGAACTGAGCGATGAGATTAAGAAAGCCCTTGCTTCAGGTGAAGGTCCGCATGTGATCAAACTCAAGAACGGCATGTCCGTTCTGGTTAAGGAAGATGATCGTTTTCCTTTGGTCAATGTGCGTCTTTTCGTTCATGCCGGATCTTCTTATGAGGAACCGGAGCAGGCCGGTATCAGCCATTTGCTGGAGCATATGGTCTTTAAAGGGACCGATACCCGCGCTCCCGGTCAGACCGCACGTGAAATCGAGTCCGTGGGCGGCGATATGAATGCCGCCACCAGCTTTGACTACACAGTATATTATGTGGAAGTCCCTGAGAATGAATGGAAGCTGGGCATGGACATTGTCACTGATATGACCTTCAACGCCAAGATTGATCCCGAAGAACTCAAATCCGAGCGTGAAGTTGTTCTGTCCGAGCTGGAGCGGGGCGAAGACAACCCCGGCAGCAGGATTTTCAAGACCCTGCAATCCATCGTCTGGAAAGATACCAGTTACCAATGGCCCATCATCGGCTACCGTGACTCGGTAAAAGGAATTTCATCCGAAGATATTCACGCCTATATTGACCGTCTCTATCAGCCGCAGTCCATGTTGCTGACCGTCGTCGGTAAGATTGATCCCGAAGCAGTGGTCAAGGAAGCTGAAAAACTTTGTGGCAGTCGCAAATCAGTGACTCCGGTTGTTCCGCCCACTGCTTTTCCTGTTCCCGCAACCGGAAAGACCACAGTCAAGGTGGTTCCCGGTAAATGGAATAAGGTTTACATCGGCGCGGCTTTCCCCATTCCCGGTCTTGATTCTGCTAAGATTGCCGGACTTGAAACCATGTGTGAGCTTCTTGGCGGCGGTGAAACTTCCCGTCTGTACCGCAAGTTCAAGTATGAAAAACGTATGGTGGACAGCATCTCCGTTTCATCCCTGACCCTTGAACGGGCCGGGATGCTTTACGTGTTCGCTACTCTTGATGCGGATAAAGTTGATGAGTTCTGGAAGGAGCTTATGATTGAGCTTTCCTCAGTTGATTTTAAAGATTTTACTGACCGTGAAATGGACAGGGTGGTTATCAACCTTGAAGACTCCCTTTTCCTGACCAAGGAAACCCTTTCCGGGCTGGCTTCCAAATTGGGCTATTTTCAGTTCTTTGAAGATGGACAGCAGGCTGAGGAAAATTATCTCTACGATCTGCGCAACGTTACTAGGGATCAATTGCAGCAGCTTTACGATGAATATTTCGATCCCGAAAAGCTGGCCGTCTGCATGCTCATGCCCGAGGGTGTTGAAGTTGATGCGCAGGATTTTGAAAAGGCCGTGGCTGATAACTGGCCCGCAAAGGCCAAAGATGCTGCTCAGGCAGACGCAGCCGGACCGGGTGAAGCAGCAACCATCGAACTTTCAAACGGCAGCAAGCTTGTTTTTATTCCCGATGCAACCCTGCCGTATACAGCCCTGTCCATGTACTGGGTAGGCGGTGATGCAGACCTTACTCCTGAAGAGCAGGGCCTTGCGGCAATGGTTTCTCAGAGTCTGACTCGTGGAACTGAAAGCTTGAATGCTACTGAATTGGAAGATTTTGTTTCTGATCGGGCTGCGTCTCTCGGCGCTACTGCCGGGCGTGAAGTTTTTGCTATCAACGCAAAATTCCCGTCTCGGTTCACTGCGGATATGCTTCCGCTCATAAACGAAGTTATTACCAGTCCCCGCTTTGCTACGGAGGAATTGGACCGGGCAAAACAGGATCAGGTTTCAGCTATCAAGCGTAAGGAAGACCGTCCTTTGGGGCTTGCTTTCAGGAATATTTTCCCCTTTCTATATAAAGATGGAAGCTATTCCTATTTCCACCTTGGGCAGCCTGAAAATGTGGATAAATTTACCCGCGAGGATATCTTTGCTTATTGGAAGAAACAATCCTCCCGTCCTTTCGTAATTTCCATTTGTGGTGATTATGATCGCGAGGCTCTCGCTGCTTTCGCAAAAGAGTTGGACGGTAAGCTGGTTGTTAAGGATACCGCTGTATCTGTACCTGCACCTAATTGGGGATCGGAGAAGGATCTGACCATGACCCTGCCGGACCGTAATCAGGCTCACCTGATGGTGGTATTCCCGGTTCCGGGTATGGAAGATGAAGAGGCAACAGCTGGGCTTTCCCTGCTTCGCGCCTCTCTTGCAGGGCAGAGTGGGCTTCTTTTCCGTGACCTGCGCGATAAGCAAGGGCTTGGTTACACTGTAACCGCTTTCCTCTGGCAGGCTCCCAAGACCGGGTTCATGGCCTTTTACATCGGTACTAAGCCGGAACAGCTTGAACAGGCTATGACCGGATTTGAGAAGACCGTTAAGATGCTCAAAGAGCAGGATCTTCCTGAAGATGAAATCCTGCGCGCCCGCAATATCCTGCGCGGTGAATACTATCAGGATCACCAGAGCCTGCTCTCCCGCAGCCGGGAAGCGGCCAGCCTTATAGTAAAGGGATTTGAGCCGGATCTTGACCAGAAGATAATCGAGCAGGCTTCAAAAACAGACGCTGCTCAGGTTCGCCAGTTGATTAATAAATACATCGACTGGGACAAAAAATATACTCTGACTGTAAAGCCTTAA
- a CDS encoding succinate dehydrogenase/fumarate reductase cytochrome b subunit, with product MSFNSTVAPVKRGKSDAILDWLQMFSGVALIIFVFMHMSLVSSVIFSPSIMDTIAHTYEENYMAQIGGPLLFLLFLFHFYLAARKIPFRLEGQKTIWKHAKMLKHRDTWLWIVQVVSAMLILVMGAIHMWAVLSDLPITAARSAERIQSGPWIFFYLVLAPLVVMHVVAGLYRIAVKWGFIKDYQRGGLNKFATGLAVFFICIGLATLARFMTLST from the coding sequence ATGTCTTTCAACTCTACGGTCGCTCCTGTCAAGCGGGGCAAGAGTGACGCTATTCTGGACTGGCTCCAGATGTTTTCAGGGGTGGCTCTTATCATTTTTGTATTTATGCATATGAGTCTTGTTTCAAGTGTGATTTTCAGTCCATCAATCATGGACACCATTGCTCATACTTACGAGGAAAACTACATGGCCCAGATCGGCGGCCCTCTTCTTTTCCTGCTCTTCCTTTTTCATTTCTACCTTGCAGCACGCAAGATTCCCTTCAGACTTGAAGGCCAGAAAACCATCTGGAAACATGCAAAAATGCTCAAACATCGTGATACATGGCTTTGGATTGTGCAGGTGGTTTCCGCTATGCTGATTCTTGTCATGGGGGCTATTCACATGTGGGCTGTGCTGAGCGACCTGCCCATTACAGCGGCCCGCTCTGCTGAGCGTATCCAGTCCGGCCCTTGGATTTTCTTTTACCTTGTACTGGCTCCGCTGGTGGTTATGCACGTTGTTGCAGGCCTCTACAGAATTGCAGTTAAGTGGGGCTTCATCAAGGATTACCAGCGCGGTGGGCTGAACAAATTCGCCACTGGTCTGGCCGTATTCTTCATCTGCATCGGTCTGGCCACTCTGGCCCGTTTTATGACCCTCAGTACATAG
- a CDS encoding FadR family transcriptional regulator encodes MDSTNPAKTVHQSVARQIAELIESGNLKKGDKLPAERTLAERFKVSRSSIREAIKSLAQKNLVESRRGDGTYILADMDADIFDAFTTAFSDQKKRISDIFQFRRVIEPEIAALAAASMDDETLNRLKLIVCDQQMKSQSGKNSSDLDALLHLEIAKATGNSIFPEMMQALEQIMEESRSEILQPPARQQASITAHFKILEAFENRDPAMARKTMRKHIAEVEETATGRNQSE; translated from the coding sequence ATGGATTCAACAAATCCAGCTAAAACAGTGCACCAGTCAGTGGCCCGGCAGATTGCCGAGCTGATTGAATCGGGCAATCTCAAGAAAGGTGACAAGCTACCCGCAGAAAGGACCTTAGCTGAAAGATTCAAGGTTTCCAGAAGTTCGATACGTGAGGCGATTAAATCGCTTGCCCAAAAAAATCTGGTTGAAAGTCGCCGGGGAGATGGAACCTACATCCTTGCAGACATGGATGCTGACATTTTTGACGCATTCACCACTGCTTTCAGCGACCAGAAAAAAAGAATAAGCGACATTTTCCAATTCAGGAGAGTGATTGAGCCGGAAATAGCCGCGCTGGCAGCCGCTTCAATGGATGATGAAACACTCAACCGCTTAAAATTGATCGTCTGCGACCAACAGATGAAATCCCAGAGCGGCAAAAACAGCAGCGACCTTGATGCCCTGCTGCACCTTGAAATTGCCAAGGCCACCGGGAACTCAATTTTCCCGGAAATGATGCAGGCCCTTGAGCAGATCATGGAAGAAAGCCGTAGCGAAATTCTGCAACCGCCCGCAAGACAGCAAGCTTCAATCACTGCACATTTCAAAATCCTCGAAGCATTTGAAAACCGCGACCCGGCAATGGCCCGCAAGACCATGCGCAAGCACATAGCAGAAGTCGAAGAAACGGCAACAGGCCGTAATCAATCTGAATAA